A genomic window from Actinomycetaceae bacterium MB13-C1-2 includes:
- a CDS encoding IS256 family transposase, producing the protein MTALHIVDPASVLAEALTDASPDLMRSLLQTTINALLSADADAMVGAEWGKPSPDRIAQRNGYRHRDLDTRVGIIDVAIPKLRSGTYFPEWLLERRKRSETALITVIADCYLAGVSTRRMDKLVKTLGIHGLSKSQVSRMAADLDEHVDQFRHRPLGDAGPFTFVAADALTMKVREGGRVINAVVLVATGVNADGRREVLGLRVTTSETAAAWNSFFADLVASGLSGVRLVTSDAHAGLVEAIAANLPGAVWQRCRTHYAANLMSVTPKNMWPAVKAMLHSVYDQPDAAAVNAQFDRLLDYVNGKLPDAHEHLDAARTDILAFTGFPEGLWQQIWSNNPNERLNREIRRRTDSVGIFPNRDAIIRLVGAVLAEQTDEWAEGRRYLGLDILAKSRLTLVTDTGTEEVSDPVLELSA; encoded by the coding sequence CAGACCACGATCAACGCGCTGCTGTCCGCTGACGCGGACGCCATGGTCGGCGCGGAATGGGGCAAGCCCAGCCCGGACCGGATCGCGCAGCGCAACGGCTACCGGCATCGCGACCTGGACACCCGCGTCGGTATTATCGACGTCGCGATTCCAAAGCTCCGTTCGGGCACCTACTTCCCGGAATGGCTCCTCGAGCGCCGCAAACGCTCTGAGACCGCGCTGATCACCGTAATCGCGGACTGCTACCTCGCCGGCGTCTCGACCCGCCGGATGGACAAGCTCGTGAAGACCCTCGGGATCCACGGCTTGTCGAAGTCGCAGGTCTCGCGGATGGCGGCCGACCTCGACGAGCACGTCGACCAGTTCCGCCACCGTCCGCTCGGCGATGCCGGGCCATTCACGTTCGTCGCCGCCGACGCGCTGACCATGAAGGTCCGCGAAGGCGGCCGGGTGATCAACGCGGTGGTGCTGGTCGCGACCGGCGTCAACGCCGACGGGCGCCGCGAAGTCCTCGGACTTCGTGTCACAACCAGCGAGACCGCAGCGGCTTGGAACTCATTCTTCGCCGACCTCGTCGCCAGCGGCCTGAGCGGGGTCCGGCTGGTCACCAGCGACGCCCACGCCGGGCTGGTGGAAGCCATCGCCGCGAACCTGCCGGGCGCGGTCTGGCAGAGATGCCGCACCCACTACGCCGCCAACCTGATGTCCGTGACCCCGAAGAACATGTGGCCGGCCGTGAAAGCGATGCTGCACTCCGTCTACGACCAGCCCGACGCAGCTGCCGTAAACGCCCAGTTCGACCGGCTCCTGGACTACGTCAACGGCAAGCTCCCCGACGCGCACGAGCACCTCGACGCTGCTCGGACGGACATCCTCGCGTTCACCGGGTTCCCCGAAGGGCTCTGGCAGCAGATCTGGTCCAACAACCCAAACGAGAGATTGAACCGTGAGATCCGCCGCCGCACCGACAGCGTCGGGATCTTCCCCAACCGCGACGCCATCATCCGCCTCGTCGGCGCCGTCCTCGCCGAGCAGACGGACGAATGGGCAGAAGGGCGCCGCTACCTCGGCCTCGACATCCTCGCCAAGTCCCGCCTCACCCTCGTCACCGACACCGGAACCGAGGAGGTGAGCGACCCCGTCCTCGAGCTCAGCGCCTAA
- a CDS encoding ABC-F family ATP-binding cassette domain-containing protein — protein sequence MLTPTNRHPARHRAQLTASDLSVMRGVTPVLNHVDLVVTPSSRVAIVGENGRGKTTLLHALAGTLPPDSGTIQRIGTLGLAEQEMNSTDNRTVGQAVAEAIAEPLAALAALDAAAAALADGSSEAAEQYAAALEGAEALNAWDAERRVQIALEALDAETDMTRLLADLSVGQRYRVRLACLLGAEDDFLLLDEPTNHLDRSGLEFLTTQLRARNGGVVIVSHDRALLSDIAETVVDLDPTPDDRPRIYGNGYAGYREGRLAERERWEQEYERQQQEQARLQDSLSAAQNRLVSGWRPEKGSPKHGRATRAGGLVQSVHRRQEALRAHAVTVPEPPQLFQFPDLPTRKGAVLLNVDNVSLAERLTQPVSFELSHRSRLVVTGPNGAGKSTLLSIAAGELLPNTGTVRTSRGTRLGFLRQESVLPPDRRANEVYARHIDELVAQGNLQSSEAVGLSGLGLLRSREAGKRVGELSMGQQRRLDLALVLAARPHVLLLDEPTNHLSIALVDELTEALGATQAAVVLSTHDRQLLRDVAEWPHCHLSTIAERSALV from the coding sequence ATGCTTACCCCTACCAACCGTCATCCGGCGCGCCATCGCGCGCAGCTCACCGCCTCCGACCTCTCCGTCATGCGAGGCGTAACACCGGTGCTCAACCATGTCGATCTCGTCGTCACTCCCTCGTCTCGTGTGGCGATCGTTGGCGAGAACGGGCGTGGAAAGACCACGCTTCTCCATGCGCTCGCTGGCACGCTGCCTCCTGACAGCGGCACGATCCAGCGCATCGGCACACTTGGGCTCGCTGAACAAGAAATGAACTCCACCGACAACCGCACCGTTGGGCAGGCCGTCGCCGAGGCCATCGCTGAACCGCTCGCAGCGCTGGCCGCACTCGACGCCGCCGCTGCCGCTCTCGCAGATGGGAGCAGCGAGGCCGCAGAGCAGTACGCCGCAGCATTGGAAGGTGCTGAAGCACTTAACGCGTGGGATGCCGAGCGCCGCGTACAGATCGCGCTCGAAGCACTCGACGCAGAAACCGACATGACACGATTGCTCGCCGATCTCTCGGTAGGGCAACGGTATCGAGTGCGCTTGGCCTGCCTGCTGGGGGCTGAAGATGATTTCTTACTGCTGGACGAGCCCACCAATCACCTCGACCGCAGCGGGCTTGAATTCCTGACCACGCAACTCCGCGCGCGCAACGGTGGTGTCGTCATCGTTAGCCACGATCGCGCGCTACTCTCTGACATTGCGGAGACGGTTGTTGACCTCGATCCGACACCTGATGATCGCCCCCGTATCTACGGCAACGGGTATGCGGGGTACCGAGAAGGGCGCCTGGCCGAGCGGGAACGGTGGGAGCAGGAGTACGAGCGCCAGCAGCAGGAGCAAGCGCGACTGCAGGACAGTCTCAGCGCTGCGCAGAATCGGCTGGTGTCGGGGTGGCGACCGGAGAAGGGGTCACCGAAGCATGGCCGCGCCACGCGTGCGGGCGGGCTGGTGCAGAGCGTGCACCGACGACAGGAGGCACTGAGAGCCCACGCGGTGACGGTGCCTGAACCACCGCAGCTGTTCCAGTTTCCAGACCTGCCCACACGAAAGGGCGCAGTGCTACTGAACGTCGACAACGTGAGCCTTGCCGAACGGTTAACGCAGCCGGTGTCGTTTGAACTCTCGCACCGCAGCAGGCTTGTAGTGACTGGCCCGAACGGGGCAGGGAAGTCGACGCTCTTAAGCATCGCGGCGGGCGAACTGTTGCCAAACACGGGAACAGTGCGAACATCCCGTGGCACGCGCTTGGGCTTTCTGCGCCAGGAGTCGGTGTTGCCGCCTGATCGGCGTGCGAACGAAGTGTATGCCCGGCACATCGACGAACTCGTCGCTCAAGGAAACCTGCAATCATCTGAGGCGGTCGGCCTGTCGGGGCTTGGTCTGCTGCGATCGCGCGAGGCGGGCAAACGGGTGGGTGAGCTGTCGATGGGTCAACAACGACGCCTCGATCTGGCGCTCGTGCTCGCGGCACGCCCGCACGTGCTGCTGTTGGACGAACCCACCAACCACCTCTCTATCGCGCTCGTCGACGAACTCACCGAGGCACTCGGGGCTACCCAAGCGGCCGTCGTACTGTCGACTCACGACCGGCAACTTCTACGAGATGTCGCTGAATGGCCTCATTGTCATCTCAGCACGATCGCCGAAAGATCCGCGCTGGTATGA
- a CDS encoding sulfate permease: protein MIHPILAMTSFIYSLLQRYAPSNIALRCIRSRRGLKWGVPAVLLALPYLGLAFWCSFVAAGGGSAWLIFLVLLSLWNALKFIAFGPISLMILSRVRVKELNERRDGEKVSAPALN from the coding sequence ATGATTCACCCAATCTTGGCGATGACAAGCTTCATCTATTCGCTCCTGCAGCGCTACGCGCCGAGTAACATCGCGCTCCGATGCATCCGGAGTCGGCGTGGGCTGAAGTGGGGAGTGCCGGCCGTGCTCCTCGCCCTGCCATACCTCGGCCTTGCGTTTTGGTGCTCATTTGTGGCCGCTGGTGGCGGTTCAGCATGGCTGATTTTCCTTGTCCTTCTCAGCCTGTGGAATGCGCTGAAATTCATTGCGTTTGGCCCCATTAGCCTGATGATCCTGAGTCGCGTTCGTGTAAAGGAACTCAATGAACGGCGTGACGGCGAAAAGGTGTCCGCGCCGGCCCTGAACTGA